In Populus nigra chromosome 1, ddPopNigr1.1, whole genome shotgun sequence, one genomic interval encodes:
- the LOC133694049 gene encoding G-type lectin S-receptor-like serine/threonine-protein kinase At4g27290 isoform X1 yields MGKSISGFIILFVHTFLLISAIRASTDTLTPGQSIRDGDLLVSADGSFELGFFRPGISKGRYLGIWYQKISAGTVVWVANRETPLNDSSGALIVTDQGILILLNSSKDAIWSSNASRTAQNPVMKLLDSGNLVVKDINDKSENFLWQSFDYPGDTLLPGMKWGRNMVTGLDRYLSSWKSSNDPVQGEFTFRIDPRGNAQMLLMRGPKILYRTGTWNGYRWTGTPQLGPNMLYTYGFISTATEMYYKFDLINSSVASRIVMNSSGLAQRFTWITRTNSWTPFSAVLLDQCDDYALCGAYGSCNVNKQPVCACLEGFIPKSPKDWSIQEWSDGCVRRTKLDCDKGDRFLQQGGVKLPDMIKSWVDTSKGLKECEDLCLKNCSCVAYANSDIRGGGSGCLLWFDELIDTRELTTGGQDLYIRIAASDLYNIEKNRSSDKKQVGIIVGTIITIVGVLVLAFTLYARRKKLRKQANMKTSHLQNYEDEDQRKEDIELPTFDLSAIANATDNFSSRNKLGEGGFGSVYKGTLIEGQEVAVKRLSKNSGQGLTEFKNEVILIAKLQHRNLVKLLGCCIEGDERILIYEYMPNKSLDYFIFDKKTRNSSDWRIWINIVGGIARGLLYLHQDSRLRIIHRDLKAGNVLLDNGMNPKISDFGLARTFGGDQTEANTNKIVGTYGYMSPEYAVDGFFSVKSDVFSFGVLVLEIVSGKKNRGFNHPDHHHNLLGHAWRLWNEGRPLELINEPEQDSCTLSEILRCIHVGLLCVQKRPEDRPNMSSVIVMLSSGISLPQPKQPGFFTERNLPEGESSSSNQKSFSTNEITVSFLGPR; encoded by the exons ATGGGAAAATCAATTTCTggctttataattctctttgTTCATACATTTCTATTGATTTCTGCCATAAGAGCATCTACAGATACTCTTACTCCTGGTCAGTCCATTCGAGATGGAGATCTTTTAGTCTCAGCAGATGGAAGTTTTGAACTGGGATTTTTTAGGCCAGGTATTTCAAAAGGTCGATACTTGGGGATATGGTACCAAAAAATATCTGCAGGGACTGTTGTTTGGGTAGCCAACAGAGAAACACCACTCAATGATAGCTCAGGAGCTTTGATTGTCACTGACCAAGGCATTCTTATTCTTCTTAATAGCTCTAAGGATGCTATTTGGTCTTCCAATGCTTCCAGAACTGCCCAGAACCCAGTCATGAAGCTCCTGGATTCTGGCAATCTTGTTGTAAAAGACATAAATGACAAATCGGAGAACTTTTTGTGGCAGAGTTTTGATTATCCAGGTGACACCTTACTTCCAGGCATGAAGTGGGGAAGAAATATGGTAACTGGTCTCGATAGGTATTTATCATCATGGAAGAGTTCAAATGACCCTGTTCAAGGAGAATTCACATTTCGTATAGATCCTCGAGGGAATGCACAAATGTTGCTTATGAGAGGGCCTAAAATACTTTATCGAACAGGAACATGGAATGGCTACAGATGGACAGGAACTCCTCAACTGGGACCTAATATGTTATACACATACGGATTCATTTCAACTGCAACAGAGATGTATTACAAGTTTGATCTGATAAACAGTTCAGTCGCATCCAGAATTGTGATGAACAGTTCAGGTTTAGCACAGCGCTTCACATGGATCACTCGAACAAATAGTTGGACTCCTTTCTCTGCAGTTCTTCTCGACCAGTGTGATGATTATGCTTTGTGTGGTGCCTATGGAAGTTGCAACGTCAATAAACAACCTGTTTGTGCATGCTTGGAAGGGTTCATACCCAAATCTCCAAAAGATTGGAGTATACAAGAGTGGTCTGACGGATGTGTTAGAAGGACTAAACTAGATTGCGATAAAGGAGATCGATTTCTGCAGCAAGGGGGAGTGAAATTGCCAGACATGATCAAATCCTGGGTGGATACTAGCAAAGGCCTCAAGGAATGTGAGGATTTATGTTTGAAGAACTGCTCCTGTGTGGCTTATGCAAATTCAGATATTAGAGGAGGAGGGAGTGGCTGCTTGCTTTGGTTCGACGAGCTGATTGACACAAGAGAACTCACTACAGGCGGGCAAGATCTCTATATACGAATAGCTGCTTCGGACCTGt ataatattgaaaaaaacagaAGCTCCGACAAGAAGCAAGTGGGAATAATAGTTGGCACCATAATTACCATCGTGGGAGTCCTCGTACTAGCATTTACCCTGTATGCAAGGAGAAAGAAACTTAGAAAGCAAG CAAACATGAAAACCAGCCACCTGCAGAATTACGAAGATGAAGATCAGAGGAAAGAAGACATTGAGTTGCCAACATTTGATCTTAGCGCTATAGCAAATGCCACAGATAACTTTTCAAGCCGGAATAAGCTGGGAGAAGGTGGTTTTGGATCTGTATACAAG GGAACGTTGATAGAAGGGCAAGAAGTAGCAGTGAAGAGGCTCTCAAAGAATTCAGGACAAGGGCTTACAGAGTTCAAAAATGAAGTTATATTGATTGCTAAACTCCAGCATCGCAATCTTGTAAAGCTTCTTGGTTGCTGTATTGAGGGAGATGAACgaatattaatttatgaatacatGCCGAATAAAAGCTTGGACTACTTCATTTTCG ataaaaaaactagaaattcaTCAGATTGGCGCATTTGGATCAATATTGTTGGCGGAATTGCTAGAGGGCTTCTTTATCTTCATCAAGACTCTAGGTTGAGGATTATCCATAGGGATCTCAAGGCCGGCAATGTGCTACTAGATAATGGTATGAACCCGAAAATTTCAGATTTTGGTTTGGCCAGAACATTTGGGGGGGATCAAACAGAGGCCAACACAAACAAAATTGTGGGAACATA tGGCTATATGTCTCCTGAATACGCAGTTGATGGGTTCTTCTCAGTTAAATCAGATGTCTTCAGCTTCGGTGTTTTAGTACTTGAGATAGTCAGTGGGAAGAAAAACAGAGGTTTTAACCATCCTGATCATCACCACAACCTCCTTGGACAT GCATGGAGATTATGGAATGAAGGGAGGCCTCTGGAGCTAATCAATGAACCAGAACAAGATTCTTGTACTTTATCTGAAATTTTAAGATGCATTCATGTGGGCCTTTTATGTGTTCAGAAACGACCTGAAGACAGGCCAAACATGTCATCTGTGATTGTAATGTTGAGCAGTGGGATTTCGTTGCCTCAACCAAAGCAACCAGGTTTTTTCACAGAAAGGAATCTACCTGAAGGAGAGTCTTCATCAAGCAACCAAAAATCATTTTCCACAAATGAAATCACTGTTTCATTTCTGGGACCACGGTAG
- the LOC133694049 gene encoding G-type lectin S-receptor-like serine/threonine-protein kinase SD1-1 isoform X2, which produces MKTSHLQNYEDEDQRKEDIELPTFDLSAIANATDNFSSRNKLGEGGFGSVYKGTLIEGQEVAVKRLSKNSGQGLTEFKNEVILIAKLQHRNLVKLLGCCIEGDERILIYEYMPNKSLDYFIFDKKTRNSSDWRIWINIVGGIARGLLYLHQDSRLRIIHRDLKAGNVLLDNGMNPKISDFGLARTFGGDQTEANTNKIVGTYGYMSPEYAVDGFFSVKSDVFSFGVLVLEIVSGKKNRGFNHPDHHHNLLGHAWRLWNEGRPLELINEPEQDSCTLSEILRCIHVGLLCVQKRPEDRPNMSSVIVMLSSGISLPQPKQPGFFTERNLPEGESSSSNQKSFSTNEITVSFLGPR; this is translated from the exons ATGAAAACCAGCCACCTGCAGAATTACGAAGATGAAGATCAGAGGAAAGAAGACATTGAGTTGCCAACATTTGATCTTAGCGCTATAGCAAATGCCACAGATAACTTTTCAAGCCGGAATAAGCTGGGAGAAGGTGGTTTTGGATCTGTATACAAG GGAACGTTGATAGAAGGGCAAGAAGTAGCAGTGAAGAGGCTCTCAAAGAATTCAGGACAAGGGCTTACAGAGTTCAAAAATGAAGTTATATTGATTGCTAAACTCCAGCATCGCAATCTTGTAAAGCTTCTTGGTTGCTGTATTGAGGGAGATGAACgaatattaatttatgaatacatGCCGAATAAAAGCTTGGACTACTTCATTTTCG ataaaaaaactagaaattcaTCAGATTGGCGCATTTGGATCAATATTGTTGGCGGAATTGCTAGAGGGCTTCTTTATCTTCATCAAGACTCTAGGTTGAGGATTATCCATAGGGATCTCAAGGCCGGCAATGTGCTACTAGATAATGGTATGAACCCGAAAATTTCAGATTTTGGTTTGGCCAGAACATTTGGGGGGGATCAAACAGAGGCCAACACAAACAAAATTGTGGGAACATA tGGCTATATGTCTCCTGAATACGCAGTTGATGGGTTCTTCTCAGTTAAATCAGATGTCTTCAGCTTCGGTGTTTTAGTACTTGAGATAGTCAGTGGGAAGAAAAACAGAGGTTTTAACCATCCTGATCATCACCACAACCTCCTTGGACAT GCATGGAGATTATGGAATGAAGGGAGGCCTCTGGAGCTAATCAATGAACCAGAACAAGATTCTTGTACTTTATCTGAAATTTTAAGATGCATTCATGTGGGCCTTTTATGTGTTCAGAAACGACCTGAAGACAGGCCAAACATGTCATCTGTGATTGTAATGTTGAGCAGTGGGATTTCGTTGCCTCAACCAAAGCAACCAGGTTTTTTCACAGAAAGGAATCTACCTGAAGGAGAGTCTTCATCAAGCAACCAAAAATCATTTTCCACAAATGAAATCACTGTTTCATTTCTGGGACCACGGTAG
- the LOC133700548 gene encoding calcium-binding protein PBP1-like, which produces MASIGHAVEFQDYFPSMLEGLGTQGFMLELCNGFRLLMDSDKGLITFESLKRNIVLLGLQEMRDDELVCMLMEGDLDGDGAINQMEFCILMFRLSPGFMDGSKQWMEELSANEM; this is translated from the coding sequence ATGGCATCAATAGGTCATGCAGTTGAGTTTCAGGACTACTTCCCTTCCATGTTGGAGGGACTGGGAACACAAGGATTTATGTTGGAGCTGTGTAATGGGTTTCGTTTGCTAATGGATAGTGATAAGGGGCTAATCACGTTCGAGAGCTTGAAGAGAAATATTGTGCTACTAGGGTTGCAAGAGATGAGGGATGATGAGCTTGTGTGCATGTTAATGGAAGGTGATTTGGATGGAGATGGGGCTATAAATCAGATGGAATTTTGTATTCTCATGTTCAGATTGAGTCCAGGGTTTATGGACGGATCAAAGCAATGGATGGAAGAACTTTCTGCAAATGAAATGTAG